The segment CCTTTTTGATCAAGAAACTGGAACAGGCCCAGTATGTGAAAAGAAAAACGGTAGCGGGAGATTTGCGGCGATTTGAAATCCAGCTGACTCCGCTTGGACGCAAAGTGTGCGAACGAGGTCGTAAAACTCTTAGCGATGCCTTTGACATCAGTCTCAGCCGGCTCAGCCCGCGAGAAAGAGAGCAATATGGCGAACTATTGCGGAAATGCGTGAAACCGGCCGAGGAAGATACCGACACTGTCCGAATGGAAGTCGATGGCACTCAAAAGAATGTAATGAAACGTTTCCGTCCTGATTTGTAGCCGTTACTGGCCTCTAGGGCTTCAATGTCCGTACTTGCCTTTGCGCATCCGAGAGCGGAACGGCTGCTTTCGGCCCGTTGTCGTCTAGGTAAATATCCACGGTGCTTGAAAGCGGACCAAAAGAATTGCTCCTTGGTCGGCTTCGATATCTGGATTACTCACTCCGCCTAGTGGCGAATGCCGACGACGTGCCAGTTCTCTGCCGTCGCCGGCGCGCCGTGGTCGAGATCGCGCGAGACATGGCGCAGGGTTTCCGCGGCCGGCGAACCAACTCTCCCACGGTCGCGGCGAACTCGAACAGAGGATTCATGCGCACAATCATTTAGAAATCGCCCCATACCTAATGGAGCGCGGTCGGCAACTTCTGCGCGGTTACGGTCGCTCCAAAGTCCAAATGCACGGAACTCAATGTCGTCAGGGCCGTTCCCGATGAGGCGGACCTCGCCTTAGCGAAGGACTCGACGTGGGCGCGGTAATTTCACTATCCCGACGCGACGCGGTTCTACTGGTCTACGCCATACGGAGATGACCCATGCGCATGCTTATCGCTCTTTTAGTAGTCGTTTATCTCGTCGGCGTTGGTGTCGTCTTGGCGCCCACGGTCAAAGCAAAGTGGAACACAGGCTCCACCTCCCAATTCGTGACGTCGATTGCAAGTGAAATACCAACGGCGTTGGCTTGGCCGGCAACCATATATCGAAAAACTACCGAACGCGGGTAACACCGCGCGGTTGGGAGTGCTCGCTCGCGCAAGAACGCGCATCCGGAGCGCCTGAAAGCTCCCATAGTTAGAGCGGCGCTTCCAAGATTATGAAGTAGTTCGAGCCTACGATCCCACTGGACGGCCGCAGAGGGCAATTTACGCCGTATGACCGGCGACTCCTAATGGCCGCAGGAGCACTATCGGGAGGTGTTGCCAACCGAGGCGATATCGGGGGTTTGATATTTTATTTCATCGATCGTAGGTCAGCCGTTGTTAGATGGGCGTCCAAGAACTCGCTCAGCAGATTATCCACCTTGGAGCGTCTTCTTGACGAGCTCAAAACCCTCCGATTGGTTGAGCCGTATCGACGTATCCGAAAAGTCGTAGTCCCGCGAAGATGGTTCCCCCGCCACACCCGCGCGCTCAAAGCGCGTGATCTTCATCGCGGCCCCGTCACCCATCAACTCGATGTAAAGTGGACGTTGTTTGATCTTTGCGACGGAGGTCGGTTCGACATAGGTCAAAATAGCGTCGATCAACGCTCGATACGCGGCGACTGTTTCCCGGTGCTTTAGATCGCTGCGAATGCGCTCGGAATAGACAATCTCATCGCGCCTGGCCATTACTTCCATCAGGTTCGTGGGCAGTGGCCTTTGCCCCGCAAAAAGGTCGACGATAAAGACGCGCTTGCCGTCCGGACCGCAGCGATCAATGACCAGATCAAGCGGCGAATTGCTGATAATTCCGCCGTCCCAGTAGGCTTTGCCATCGATAATTGTCCATGGAAATCCCGGCGGCAGGCTGCCGCTGGCGATAATATGATCCGCTGTCAAGTCGTCGACGTAGCTGTCGAAGATTTGGAGCTCCCCGCTCGTCACGTTGACTGCGCCAACCAGCAGGCGTACCGGGCTCGACTTGAGTGCCGGGAAGTCGACATATTGAGAAATCAGCTTCCTCATCGGTGCCGTGTCGTAATAGCTGATCCAGTTTGATGGCGTTGTCATGGGGTTGAAGAAGGACGACATCCACCGCGGCCTAAAAAAATTTGGCACCCCGAACATCAGGATCTCCATCGAGGTAGCCGCGCGGCCTGCTTCCTGCAAAGGGGTCGAAATCGACTTGACCGAGAGGTCGGTCCAAAAAGATTCGAGGGCCTCTGTTGCGTGGCGCGGATGAGCAGCGACGATCGCGCCGTTCAGGGCTCCTATCGAGATTCCCGCAATAATATCCGGGAAAACCTGTTCTTCCTCCAACGCCTTTACGACACCGCATTCGAAGGCTCCGAGCGCACCGCCGCCCTGCAGAATTAGTACAGTCTGAGTGGGAATTTGATCGAGAAGAAAAGTCGTATCTCCCAGTCTCTCCTTTATCCCGCGCAGATTGACGCGGTAACGAATGAGACCCTCGGCCGCGCGGGTTTCCTCGGTGGGACGGCCAATCGACAACAAAGCGCGCTGCACGTCATTCTTGAGATAGAACAAAGCAAAAGAACTCGCTTCGAGCGCTCCCCTCGCGATCTGATCATCGGCCTCCTCGGGCGCACCGAGGACGTTGAAACTGAGGTCGCCGATATCACAGAAGAAATAGGATACGGTGTCGGATCGTAATCTACGCCCAAGCATATTTTTAGCCGCGAGTGACCCTTGCTTGACCGCGTTATCCAAATGCTCGATATGGCGGTGTCTCATGAATACCGGATCATAAAAGCTTGTGACGTCTCCGGCGGCGAAGACATTCGCTGCGCTTGTCCGTAGTAAGTCATCGACAACAACGAGTCCGTCGTTCAGCACGATCCCGCTGCTCTTGAGGAAATTTGTCGTGGGCTCAACGCCGATGCTCACAATCAGGAGATCGCATGCCAGCCGACGGCCGGATATCGTCTCAACCTCGCGAACTCTGTCTTGGCCATGCGCCGCAGCAACGGTGTCGTGAAGCAGAAACGCAACCCCTCTATCCTGGGCATGCCGCTGGAAATATTCGGATACGACTGGGGCTTCGAGGTGCGGGAGGACTTGGTCGCCAAGCTCGATAACCGTAACTTGCAGGCCCAGATCGGCGAGAGACATGGCGATTTCCATGCCGAGGAAGCTCGCACCGAGCACGATGGCATGTTTTGCGCCGGCCGCGATCGTGCCGCGGATCTCATCGCAATCGTTCTTAGTGCGCAGTTGATGGACACCGGGGAGCGTGATGCCGGGAACAGATAAAGTTTTCGGCTTGCCGCCTGTCGCGATCAGGAGCCTTTGATAGTGAATCTGCTCCCGCGTCTCTGTCGTCACTATCTGTTCGATAGGATCGACTGCAATCACCTCAGTGTTCAGCCCAAGCTCTATCGCCTGCTCAATGTAGAAGCTTTTGGGACGGACGAGAATTTGCGTTTCATCGCGTGTGCCAAGCAGAAATTGCTTGGAGAGCGGCGGCCTGTAATAGGGAGGCAAGCCCTCAGAGGACAAAATTAGAATGGAGCCGGCCCCTTCGAGCCGGAGTGTTTCAGCAGCGACGGCACTCGCAACACCGCCACCGACAAGGAGATGATCAACTTCCCGTAATGTCATGAAATTCTCCTTCTACGACCGAAGCGCCGCGCGTTGCTCCGGCAAGCCGCATGCTAAAGACGTGAGAGGATCTTATGGGATTGTCAGCGCCGATTGGCTGCGAGCGTCAAGGCCAAGGCCTCCCGTTAGCATCTCCACCTGCGCACGTTCCTTTGAACGCCGCGAGGCTAAGGCCTGTAGTTAATGTTCTGGGCGCCGCTGACACGTCTATACGATACGTCAATCTCCGAGGTGCTTGCTCAGATGGTCTCGCTGGAGAACGCCGGCCGTTCGACCGCGAGGCAGGCGGCATCCGCGATGAGTTTGAAGGAACGCAGCCGCGTGGCAGAATCGTAAACATCGGAGACGATCATGAGATCGTCAGCGCTGGTTTCGACGGTGAGCGCGGGATGCATGAACGCACCGCATCAGGTGACCTAATGATCGAACGGGCCAGCATCTTCATGGCCTGCGCCTTTTCCAAGGGGGACCAATAGGTCTCTCGATGTCGTCGATCGGTGACTGGCTCAGGCCGCGCGCCGCGATAATCCAGAAGTCCGTCAGTTTTCGCCAGAGCTTGTGCGAGATTAATGCCTCAACACCAAATGGAATTTCCGCCTGCGGCCTGTCGCGCCGTAGGCGATGAACGTCTGGGGATCGCGAATTAATGTCACGATGTCATTGGGCCGAAGGTAGATGTCTCACGCACTTCGGCTGCGACCCGCGAAAGTGACACGCGCACAGTCGTAGTGCCGCGGGAGAGCTGAATGTATATTTCGTTGACTGGAGCCGCAGGTACTCCCTGCCTCGGCAATTTTCACTCATATTGCGTGCAAAATGTGAAGAATCGACACGGGCCAATCTACCTTTCGCTGTTATTGTATGCAATATAATTTGGTGTCTCCCTATGGGCGCATCGGCGGAATGTAAGTTTACGGGGCAGGAAGAATGCAAATTTCCGCAGAAAGTCTCTCG is part of the Methylovirgula ligni genome and harbors:
- a CDS encoding MarR family winged helix-turn-helix transcriptional regulator, coding for MIKIVLANGNDPPVGLQYYSIWNSSILNYIACPSRKNMNSWDLLQLHHQFFERITQNAERALAEDKLDVKGFFVLAAIEELKHPAALAKRLVLPKPTVTFLIKKLEQAQYVKRKTVAGDLRRFEIQLTPLGRKVCERGRKTLSDAFDISLSRLSPREREQYGELLRKCVKPAEEDTDTVRMEVDGTQKNVMKRFRPDL
- a CDS encoding FAD-dependent oxidoreductase, which gives rise to MTLREVDHLLVGGGVASAVAAETLRLEGAGSILILSSEGLPPYYRPPLSKQFLLGTRDETQILVRPKSFYIEQAIELGLNTEVIAVDPIEQIVTTETREQIHYQRLLIATGGKPKTLSVPGITLPGVHQLRTKNDCDEIRGTIAAGAKHAIVLGASFLGMEIAMSLADLGLQVTVIELGDQVLPHLEAPVVSEYFQRHAQDRGVAFLLHDTVAAAHGQDRVREVETISGRRLACDLLIVSIGVEPTTNFLKSSGIVLNDGLVVVDDLLRTSAANVFAAGDVTSFYDPVFMRHRHIEHLDNAVKQGSLAAKNMLGRRLRSDTVSYFFCDIGDLSFNVLGAPEEADDQIARGALEASSFALFYLKNDVQRALLSIGRPTEETRAAEGLIRYRVNLRGIKERLGDTTFLLDQIPTQTVLILQGGGALGAFECGVVKALEEEQVFPDIIAGISIGALNGAIVAAHPRHATEALESFWTDLSVKSISTPLQEAGRAATSMEILMFGVPNFFRPRWMSSFFNPMTTPSNWISYYDTAPMRKLISQYVDFPALKSSPVRLLVGAVNVTSGELQIFDSYVDDLTADHIIASGSLPPGFPWTIIDGKAYWDGGIISNSPLDLVIDRCGPDGKRVFIVDLFAGQRPLPTNLMEVMARRDEIVYSERIRSDLKHRETVAAYRALIDAILTYVEPTSVAKIKQRPLYIELMGDGAAMKITRFERAGVAGEPSSRDYDFSDTSIRLNQSEGFELVKKTLQGG